A genomic window from Hippocampus zosterae strain Florida chromosome 13, ASM2543408v3, whole genome shotgun sequence includes:
- the soul5l gene encoding heme-binding protein 2, translated as MTLMSVWAVLAIVVTTEASVGPSTSGSFCTETKECLDFEAVCKTDEYEVRHYSPTRWVSTDAEAYFMGVGAAMAFRRLFQYITGANEAGIQMEMTAPVLVKIPEETKMWELAVYTLHFLLPQAYQDKPPAPTNDKLYFTEMPEMDVYVRSYGGWMLSVTSRLHAHLLTTELERVRAPYNHTYHYGVGYDSPFKLLNRHNEVWYVAEGPPVCSDPQEPTPAHTPKMTPSPPANLSSDPLAVSASLTATNLTSSNTSDTPADASTDMPPSPSSSRLWVNLSSTPTSVKVPTDVAPNTTWSASTALSLEPQGEIAMGNSTEPQQDSV; from the exons AT gacatTAATGTCAGTTTGGGCCGTGTTGGCCATTGTGGTTACCACGGAAGCAAGTGTTGG CCCGAGCACCAGTGGCAGCTTTTGCACTGAGACAAAGGAATGCCTGGACTTTGAGGCGGTCTGCAAAACCGATGAATATGAA GTCCGACACTACAGCCCCACCCGCTGGGTGTCAACAGACGCCGAGGCCTATTTCATGGGTGTGGGTGCTGCCATGGCATTCAGGAGACTTTTTCAGTACATCACCGGCGCCAATGAAGCAG GCATCCAGATGGAGATGACCGCTCCCGTGTTGGTTAAAATCCCGGAGGAGACAAAAATGTGGGAGCTGGCCGTTTACACGCTTCACTTCCTGCTGCCGCAAGCGTACCAAGACAAGCCGCCCGCACCCACCAATGACAAA TTGTATTTCACCGAGATGCCCGAGATGGACGTCTACGTGCGCAGCTATGGAGGTTGGATGTTATCGGTGACGTCCAGGCTTCATGCGCACCTGCTGACCACAGAGCTGGAGAGAGTGCGGGCGCCCTACAACCACACCTACCACTACGGCGTCGGCTACGACAG tCCCTTCAAGCTTCTCAACAGGCACAACGAGGTGTGGTACGTGGCTGAGGGGCCGCCTGTGTGCTCAGATCCACAGGAGCCCACTCCCGCTCACACCCCCAAGATGACACCCAGCCCTCCCGCCAATCTCTCTTCGGATCCCCTCGCAGTCTCCGCCTCCCTCACAGCCACCAACCTGACGTCATCCAACACCTCGGACACGCCGGCTGACGCATCCACCGACATGCCGCCGAGCCCCTCTTCTTCTCGCCTCTGGGTTAACCTGAGCTCCACCCCCACCTCGGTTAAAGTCCCGACAGACGTGGCGCCCAACACCACCTGGTCCGCCTCCACGGCCCTCTCGCTGGAACCTCAGGGGGAGATCGCCATGGGGAACAGCACCGAGCCCCAACAAGATAGCGTCTAA